One genomic region from Pseudorca crassidens isolate mPseCra1 chromosome 11, mPseCra1.hap1, whole genome shotgun sequence encodes:
- the MPST gene encoding 3-mercaptopyruvate sulfurtransferase isoform X2: MASQQLFRALVSAQWVAEALRAPRAGQPLQLLDASWYLPKLGRDAHREFEERHIPGSAFFDIDQCSDRTSPYDHMLPRAAHFAEYAGRLGVSASTHVVVYDASDQGLYSAPRVWWMFRAFGHRTVSLLDGGLRNWLRQGLPLSAGKSRPEPSEFHAVLDPAYVKTYEDIKENLESRRFQVVDARAAGRFRGTEPEPREGIEPGHIPGTINIPFTEFMTKEGLEKSPEEIRRLFQDKKVDLSQPLVATCGSGVTACHVALGAYLCGKPDVPLYDGSWVEWYMRAQPEDVISEGRGKTH; the protein is encoded by the exons ATGGCCTCGCAGCAGCTCTTCCGCGCGCTCGTGTCGGCGCAGTGGGTGGCCGAAGCGCTCCGGGCCCCGCGGGCCGGGCAGCCCCTGCAGCTGCTCGACGCCTCCTGGTACCTGCCCAAGCTGGGCCGCGACGCGCACCGCGAGTTCGAGGAGCGACACATCCCGGGCTCCGCCTTCTTTGACATCGACCAGTGCAGCGACCGCACGTCGCCCTACGACCACATGCTGCCCAGGGCTGCGCACTTTGCCGAGTACGCGGGCCGCCTGGGCGTGAGCGCCTCTACCCACGTCGTGGTCTACGACGCCAGCGATCAGGGCCTCTACTCGGCGCCGCGTGTCTGGTGGATGTTCCGCGCCTTCGGCCACCGCACCGTGTCGCTTCTCGACGGCGGCCTCCGCAACTGGTTGCGCCAGGGCCTCCCGCTGAGTGCAGGCAAGAGCCGCCCAGAGCCCTCAGAGTTCCACGCGGTGCTGGACCCCGCCTACGTCAAGACGTACGAGGACATCAAGGAGAACCTCGAATCCCGGCGCTTCCAGGTGGTGGACGCCCGCGCCGCTGGCCGCTTCCGGGGCACCGAGCCCGAGCCCCGAGAAG GCATCGAACCCGGCCACATCCCTGGCACTATCAACATCCCCTTCACGGAATTCATGACCAAGGAGGGCTTGGAGAAGAGCCCCGAGGAGATCCGCCGCCTCTTCCAGGACAAGAAGGTGGACCTGTCCCAGCCCCTGGTGGCCACGTGCGGCTCCGGCGTCACAGCCTGTCATGTGGCACTGGGGGCCTACCTCTGCGGCAAGCCCGATGTGCCCCTCTATGACGGCTCCTGGGTGGAGTGGTACATGCGCGCCCAGCCCGAGGATGTCATCTCCGAGGGCCGGGGGAAGACCCACTGA
- the MPST gene encoding 3-mercaptopyruvate sulfurtransferase isoform X1, with the protein MAEPGSREPETGTCSPGVAAAMASQQLFRALVSAQWVAEALRAPRAGQPLQLLDASWYLPKLGRDAHREFEERHIPGSAFFDIDQCSDRTSPYDHMLPRAAHFAEYAGRLGVSASTHVVVYDASDQGLYSAPRVWWMFRAFGHRTVSLLDGGLRNWLRQGLPLSAGKSRPEPSEFHAVLDPAYVKTYEDIKENLESRRFQVVDARAAGRFRGTEPEPREGIEPGHIPGTINIPFTEFMTKEGLEKSPEEIRRLFQDKKVDLSQPLVATCGSGVTACHVALGAYLCGKPDVPLYDGSWVEWYMRAQPEDVISEGRGKTH; encoded by the exons ACCTGCAGCCCCGGTGTCGCCGCCGCCATGGCCTCGCAGCAGCTCTTCCGCGCGCTCGTGTCGGCGCAGTGGGTGGCCGAAGCGCTCCGGGCCCCGCGGGCCGGGCAGCCCCTGCAGCTGCTCGACGCCTCCTGGTACCTGCCCAAGCTGGGCCGCGACGCGCACCGCGAGTTCGAGGAGCGACACATCCCGGGCTCCGCCTTCTTTGACATCGACCAGTGCAGCGACCGCACGTCGCCCTACGACCACATGCTGCCCAGGGCTGCGCACTTTGCCGAGTACGCGGGCCGCCTGGGCGTGAGCGCCTCTACCCACGTCGTGGTCTACGACGCCAGCGATCAGGGCCTCTACTCGGCGCCGCGTGTCTGGTGGATGTTCCGCGCCTTCGGCCACCGCACCGTGTCGCTTCTCGACGGCGGCCTCCGCAACTGGTTGCGCCAGGGCCTCCCGCTGAGTGCAGGCAAGAGCCGCCCAGAGCCCTCAGAGTTCCACGCGGTGCTGGACCCCGCCTACGTCAAGACGTACGAGGACATCAAGGAGAACCTCGAATCCCGGCGCTTCCAGGTGGTGGACGCCCGCGCCGCTGGCCGCTTCCGGGGCACCGAGCCCGAGCCCCGAGAAG GCATCGAACCCGGCCACATCCCTGGCACTATCAACATCCCCTTCACGGAATTCATGACCAAGGAGGGCTTGGAGAAGAGCCCCGAGGAGATCCGCCGCCTCTTCCAGGACAAGAAGGTGGACCTGTCCCAGCCCCTGGTGGCCACGTGCGGCTCCGGCGTCACAGCCTGTCATGTGGCACTGGGGGCCTACCTCTGCGGCAAGCCCGATGTGCCCCTCTATGACGGCTCCTGGGTGGAGTGGTACATGCGCGCCCAGCCCGAGGATGTCATCTCCGAGGGCCGGGGGAAGACCCACTGA